DNA from Magnetococcus sp. PR-3:
GGTCAAGCCCTACAAGTACTGATTTACGGTGAGGATCAACCTCTTTACCAACAAAACTATGTCACCTTTTTTTCCAAACCGGCCGAGCACCCACTGACCTTACGCTTTAACGGTACGCACCAAGAACGCCCACTCACCATGGAGTTCCGAGCATCTGAGCGCTTACCGGGACAGACATTTAAGCGGATTATCGCCCTTCACGACACCACCGCCCATACCGAGCTGGAACAGGAGCTGGCACTCTCCAATCTCTTTCTCGACGCCATTGTTGAAGCCATACCGACCATGGTGTTTATAAAAGAGGCTAAGGATCTGCGCTTTGCACGCTTCAACAAGGCAGGGGAAGCATTGCTGGGCATCTCCCGCCAAGAGATGATTGGAAAAAATGACTACGACTTTTTCCCGCCCCAAGAGGCCGATTTTTTTGTTCAAAAAGATCGTCATGTCCTCGACAGCGGTGAAACGTTGGAGATTCCAGAAGAGGCCATACAAACCCGCAACGGCCCCCGTTATCTCCACACCTTTAAAAGTGTGATCCATGACAGCGACGGCACCCCAACGCATTTACTCGGGGTCTCTCTGGACATTACCCCGCGTAAAGCACTGGAAAAAGAGCTGGAGTCGGCCAATGATCAGCTCATGCAGATCAACGAAACACTGGAACAGCGCATTCAGAACCGAACACAACAATTGGAGAAGACCAACCAGCAGTTGCAAAGGCAAATTGAGCAACGCCAGCGCATGCAGGATCACCTACAGTTAAGTCATGAGGTTATTCGTAACACCAGTGAAGGGGTGATGATTACCGATACCCACGGCACCATTTTAGAGGTCAATGAGGCTTTCTGCCAGATCACTGGGTATGCCCGTGATGAGGTGCTGGGGCAAAACCCTGCCATGATGAAGTCAGACCGGCATGATGCCAGCTTTTTCACCCAAATGTGGAAAGCCATTACCAGTGATGGCTACTGGAGCGGTGAGGTCTGGGACCGTCGCAAAAATGGAGAGGTCTTCCCTAAATGGCTCACCATCAATAGTGTGCACAACGAAGCGGGTGTGCTCACCCGTTTTGTCTCCATTTTCTCCGACATCAGCCAACGTAAAGCGGATGAAGCCGCACTGGAGAAACTGGCCCGTTTTGATCCACTAACCGACCTGCCCAACCGCACCCTGTTCCAGGACCGTCTACAGCATCAAATGACCCTGGCTAAACGTACAGGGGAACACTTTACATTGATGTTTTTGGATCTGGACCATTTTAAAGATATTAACGACACCATGGGCCATGTGGTGGGAGATCGTCTGCTGCAAGAGGTTGCCCTACGTCTGTCTGACTGTTTGCGTGAAGAGGATACCATTGCCCGTGGTGAGTACCAGATGGGCAGCCATGCCACCATCTCACGCATGGGGGGGGATGAGTTCACCATTATCTTAGTGGACTGCCAGGATAACGATGCCGCTGTTGAGGTCGCCCAGCGTACATTGGAAGCCCTCAGAGCACCCTTCTACTTTGAAGGGTATGAGGTCTTCATCCAATCCTCTATCGGTTTAGCGCTCTACCCCCAAGATGGTACAGAAGCCGAAATATTGCTCAAAAATGCCGACTCTGCCCTGCACCAAGCCAAAGCGGATGGACGCGGCGGGTTCCGCTTCTTCACCTCAGAAATGAACCATAAGGCTCAACGACGCATGGCTTTAGAGAGCCGTATGCGTAGTGCCTTGGATAAAGGTCAGTTCCAGCTCTACTATCAGCCCAAGGTGTGTGGTCAACACGGTACCCTTTTAGGCATGGAGGCCCTTATCCGCTGGCAAGATCCAGAGCATGGTTTGATATCCCCAGGGGATTTCATTCCTCTGGCTGAAGATGTGGGGTTGATCCTACCCATGAGTGATTGGATTTTAAAACAGGCTTGCCAAGAAACCATTAAGCTCATCCAGCAA
Protein-coding regions in this window:
- a CDS encoding EAL domain-containing protein; the encoded protein is MATDALVTLRQKITDLLATAPTDAHEQQQILALLDKMAPPQAHTPHDYHEQLFLYNPVSQLLLDETGLICDCNETFAKTMGHTRQDLLGQALQVLIYGEDQPLYQQNYVTFFSKPAEHPLTLRFNGTHQERPLTMEFRASERLPGQTFKRIIALHDTTAHTELEQELALSNLFLDAIVEAIPTMVFIKEAKDLRFARFNKAGEALLGISRQEMIGKNDYDFFPPQEADFFVQKDRHVLDSGETLEIPEEAIQTRNGPRYLHTFKSVIHDSDGTPTHLLGVSLDITPRKALEKELESANDQLMQINETLEQRIQNRTQQLEKTNQQLQRQIEQRQRMQDHLQLSHEVIRNTSEGVMITDTHGTILEVNEAFCQITGYARDEVLGQNPAMMKSDRHDASFFTQMWKAITSDGYWSGEVWDRRKNGEVFPKWLTINSVHNEAGVLTRFVSIFSDISQRKADEAALEKLARFDPLTDLPNRTLFQDRLQHQMTLAKRTGEHFTLMFLDLDHFKDINDTMGHVVGDRLLQEVALRLSDCLREEDTIARGEYQMGSHATISRMGGDEFTIILVDCQDNDAAVEVAQRTLEALRAPFYFEGYEVFIQSSIGLALYPQDGTEAEILLKNADSALHQAKADGRGGFRFFTSEMNHKAQRRMALESRMRSALDKGQFQLYYQPKVCGQHGTLLGMEALIRWQDPEHGLISPGDFIPLAEDVGLILPMSDWILKQACQETIKLIQQGWTEIRVAVNLSAKQFNNPKQLIEAIQTALDEAQLDPKHLELEITESMVMGNVQDAVKTIHQLRAMGLSIAMDDFGTGYSSLAYLKQLPIQTLKIDRSFVIHLEKEQSDKAIVSTVLAMAEHLNLNVVAEGVETQAQADFLSEQGCKELQGYYFSRPQPLEQLIEQLQEPRWSTAPGTLR